The genomic interval TATTCCAGCGCCTTGGAGTAGAGCACATCGGTCTGGCTCGGGTTGTTCTGGAAGAAGGAGAGGGGCGAGATCTCGAATTCGAGCTCGTGGATCTTGTCGCGGATCACCCCTTCCCCCAGCAACACGCGGTTGCTCGTTCCCAGGATGCGGTTGGTGCGCTCATCGTTGATGTTCTGCACCAGGGTCGTGACCGGCAGATCGCTCAGGGCGGTCAGCAGCTCGGCTTCGAAGGGCAGCGCCTCGCCCAGGGTCACCAGCACCACCATCAGCTCGCCGCTCTTGAAGCCCTTGCGGGTCATCAGGTTGCGCACGCAGCCGGTGTGGGCCACCTCGTCATAGGCGGCAATGTCGTGCTCGCGCATCCAGCCACGCACCCGGGCATTGAGCTCCACATGCAGGGAGTCCTGCACCGCGCAGTCGTCGGCGGTGATGAGATCGTGGGAGTGCTTGCGGTAGAAGCCTATTTCGGCGCCGGCCTCGCTGCCACGCACGGCGTACTGCGCCTTGTTGCGGTAGGCGAACGGGCTGTCCATGCCGAGGATGCGGTTGACCTGGGTCTCACCCAGGCCGACCTGTTCCAGCGCGCTCTGCACCAGGGATTGTTTCAGTTTGAGCTGGGCCGGATAGGCCAGCGGGCGCACCTGGCAGCCGCCGCACTCGGTGTTGGGGCAGAAATCGGGAACCCTGTCGGCGGACGGCTGGGTCAGCTCGACCAGCTTGCCGTGCAGATAGTTCGGCTTGACCTCGGTCAACTCGACCATCGCCTGCTCACCGGGCAGCAGACCCTCGACAAACAGGGGGCGATCGAACAGGCGACCCTTGCCATCCCCCTTGTCGGTCAGT from Aeromonas rivipollensis carries:
- the rlmD gene encoding 23S rRNA (uracil(1939)-C(5))-methyltransferase RlmD, with translation MPLVGHQHQIDIQELTDKGDGKGRLFDRPLFVEGLLPGEQAMVELTEVKPNYLHGKLVELTQPSADRVPDFCPNTECGGCQVRPLAYPAQLKLKQSLVQSALEQVGLGETQVNRILGMDSPFAYRNKAQYAVRGSEAGAEIGFYRKHSHDLITADDCAVQDSLHVELNARVRGWMREHDIAAYDEVAHTGCVRNLMTRKGFKSGELMVVLVTLGEALPFEAELLTALSDLPVTTLVQNINDERTNRILGTSNRVLLGEGVIRDKIHELEFEISPLSFFQNNPSQTDVLYSKALEYSELTGNETVFDIYCGIGTISLFLAGKAAKVVGIESVESAISDARRNAALNGIEHTEFHVGKAEQLMPELHAQGVTADVVVMDPPRKGCDKAVLQTLVAMAPRRLVYVSCNPQTLARDLAWLVKQGFVLDEVQPVDMFPHSMHVEAVARLSLPAQA